AAGGTGATCTCGCCACGGTCGACCATGGTCGCCAGGTGCGCCTTGTTCCACTGCGGATACGCCTTGGCGAAGATGTCCGCGACCTCGTCGAACCATCCACCGTACGGCCGCGGCGACGAAACACTCGGGATTCCGGAGCCGGCTTGGGTGACCAAACCGCCCATACCGGAGGTATCGCCGCTGCCCTCGACACCGAACAGTCCGCGGCGACCGGAGGCCTGCGGCGCGGGCGTTGGGTCGAACTCGGAGCGAGCGTGCGAGACGAACGCGGTCGGATCGGTGACGCGCGCGGCTACCTCATCGCCTTCGGCTGCCCCCTGCGGTTTGGAGCCCTCCGGGGCCGCGGCATCCTTCGCGTCGGAGGCCTGGCCATCGTCGGCCGGCTGCTCAGCGGCGTCGGTGGCCGGGGTCGCCTCGGTGGCGGTTTCGTCCCGCTTCGCGGACGAGCCGGAGCCCCGACGCTGGCGCCGCGCGGACGGACGCGGAGGGGCCGCGTTTTCCTTGGTGTCTTCGCGGGTCTCGTCCTTGCCCGAATTCGGGTTAGGCGTGCTGATGCTCATCGGCGACCTTCAACTTCTTTGCGCGTGGGCGAGGCGAGCTCGCGCTGCTTCGCGGCCAGTTTCTTCTGCGGGGAGTCCTGCTCGAGCATGAACTGCTTCTCGCGACCTTCGCCCTTGGCCTTGATCCAGTCCTCGCGCAACGTGTCGCCGGACTTGCGCTTGGTGGGATTCCACGACTTGTGGAACGGGGTGTAGCC
The sequence above is a segment of the Cumulibacter soli genome. Coding sequences within it:
- a CDS encoding NADH-quinone oxidoreductase subunit C — encoded protein: MSISTPNPNSGKDETREDTKENAAPPRPSARRQRRGSGSSAKRDETATEATPATDAAEQPADDGQASDAKDAAAPEGSKPQGAAEGDEVAARVTDPTAFVSHARSEFDPTPAPQASGRRGLFGVEGSGDTSGMGGLVTQAGSGIPSVSSPRPYGGWFDEVADIFAKAYPQWNKAHLATMVDRGEITFYVEKSHIAKIMQIARDNSSLRFELLSSLSGVDYYRGDGGVSSTGDPQQDEYRKQRLHVVYHLTSMTFRRRVRFEVATTVEDPHVPTVSEVYPTADWQERETYDMFGVIFDGHHALTRILMPDDWNGFPQRKDYPLGGIDVEYKGASIPPPDQRRSYK